DNA from Actinomycetota bacterium:
GCTTCCCCTTGCAGCCCGGCCCTGACGAACGCCGCCTCGAAGTCGTCCTTGATGTCGTCAATATGCTCGATCCCTACCGACACGCGGATCAGGTCGTCGGTCACACCGGCCAGTCGCTGCTCCTCGGCATCCAACTGTTGATGTGTGGTCGATGCCGGGTGGATCACGAGTGTCTTGGCATCTCCGACGTTCGCCACGTGGGATGCAAGCTGCACACTGTCGATGAACTGCTGCGCGGCGGCAGAGCCTCCGTCGATCCCGAAGGCGAGCACGCCGCCGTATCCGTTACGAAGGATCCGCGTGGCATTCTCGTGATACGGATGGTCCGGCAGACCCGGGTAGTCGACCCAGGCGACCGACTTGTTGGCCTGAAGCCACTCCGCCAACTCGAGCGCGTTGTCGACATGGCGCTGCACCCGCAGCGACAGGGTTTCGACACCCTGGAGTAGCAGAAACGCGTTGAAGGGGCTCAATGCCGTGCCGATGTCACGAAGACCCTCCACGCGAGCACGGATGGCAAATGCAATGTTGCCGAAGGGGCCGTCGGGACCGAACACGTCGGTGAAGACGAGACCGTGGTACCCGGGGGCGGGCTCGGTGAACACGGGGAACCGACCGTTGCGCCAGTCGAAGTTCCCCGAGTCGACGATCACACCCCCGATGGAGTTGCCATGGCCGCCGATCCATTTGGTTGCCGATGACACCACGATGTCGACTCCATGATCGATCGGCCGGCACAGATACCCGGCTGCACCGAACGTGTTGTCGACGACGAGCGGCACACCTGCCGTGTGGGCGACATCGGCGAGAGCGGGTAGATCCGGGATGTTGAACCGAGGATTACCGATGGTCTCGGCATACAGCGCTTTCGTGTTGTCATCGATCAGAGCTGCAAACGCCTCTGGGTCGTCGCCGTCGACGAAACGGACGTCGATGCCGAGACGGGCCAGCGCCACCTTGAACTGGTTGTAGGTTCCACCGTAGAGGTAGCTGGTCGAGACGATGTTGTCGCCGGCACCGGCCAGCGTGGTCAGGGCAGTGAACTGTGCCGCCTGACCGGAAGCGGTGGCGACCGCAGCAATTCCTCCCTCCAGGGCGGCAATCCGCTTCTCGAATACATCTGTGGTCGGGTTCATGATTCGGGTGTAGATGTTGCCGAATTCCTCGAGGGCGAAGAGCCGGGCGCCGTGCGCCGAATCGTCGAAGGTATAGGACGTCGTCTGATAGATCGGAACCGCTCTGGCATGTGTGCCCGGGGCAGGTTCCTGCCCAGCATGAACCTGCAGGGTTTCGTATCGGTAACCGGTACTCATCTGCTCCCTCCTCAATTCTGGCCTAGGTTCAGGCTTTGGGAGCGGTGCCGGTGAACAAAAAGGTCCGCTCCCGTCGCCGGTGCGGAGCCTCGTTTTGCGTGGGTGGTTGCTTACGCGTCGACGTCGCACGGCTTGGGACAAGCCATGCAAATCATTCGGGCGATGGGGACAACCTTCATCTGGCGTGCGATCGTACACGACCCGGCCGCGCTCGTCAATGAACAAGACGGTCGCGACCGGTCAAGACGGGATGAACACCGTCAGGATCGCGGGCGTTTCGACGATCTCGCGACCTTGGGCCGGGGGCTTGCCGGGTCGGGCCGGCCGGTGTCGTGTTGTGTGGGCTCCGGTCAGGCGATCGTCACACCGGCATCCAGGTAGACGTCCTGAATCGCGTTGAGCAGCTCCACACCCTCGGCCA
Protein-coding regions in this window:
- a CDS encoding O-acetylhomoserine aminocarboxypropyltransferase/cysteine synthase; amino-acid sequence: MSTGYRYETLQVHAGQEPAPGTHARAVPIYQTTSYTFDDSAHGARLFALEEFGNIYTRIMNPTTDVFEKRIAALEGGIAAVATASGQAAQFTALTTLAGAGDNIVSTSYLYGGTYNQFKVALARLGIDVRFVDGDDPEAFAALIDDNTKALYAETIGNPRFNIPDLPALADVAHTAGVPLVVDNTFGAAGYLCRPIDHGVDIVVSSATKWIGGHGNSIGGVIVDSGNFDWRNGRFPVFTEPAPGYHGLVFTDVFGPDGPFGNIAFAIRARVEGLRDIGTALSPFNAFLLLQGVETLSLRVQRHVDNALELAEWLQANKSVAWVDYPGLPDHPYHENATRILRNGYGGVLAFGIDGGSAAAQQFIDSVQLASHVANVGDAKTLVIHPASTTHQQLDAEEQRLAGVTDDLIRVSVGIEHIDDIKDDFEAAFVRAGLQGEAT